The Patescibacteria group bacterium sequence GGCGCGTGCTGGCGCTTCTTGAGGGACTTGGCGCTTGGAAGGCGACACTACCGCGTTTTGCCGGACCTCAACAGGGATAGCGGCATCTTCAACAATTAGTTCGTTTTCCGTTATACGCACTACATGCGATCGTTGAATGCGAAAGGAAGCGGGGAGTATTCCGGCCTGAAGGGTCTTACGCCACTTCCAGTAGGGGCGTGCTTGATAGGTTACGATACTTTGCGATACGCTGTCTAGCTCGATGTCGATTACGCGGCCAAGCGCTATGCCGCGTGTCGTAATAACAGTAAGTGAAAATAGTTGTTTTTTTGTAAGAATCATGGTTGAGTTTTTCCATCTATTACCAGTGTCGATGGTGGTGGTGGCGCAGGTGTTGCGCGCACAAAAAGCCATTGTTGCAGAATAGACAGCAATGAATGGGTGAACCAATACAAGCCAAGGCCGCTTGGGAATATATAACTAAAGTATCCCGTCATGATTGGCATCATATAGGTCATTTGTTTATTCATCATTGCGGTCATATCTTCATCTTTGCTTCCTTTTACGCGTGCTTCGGTCTTAGGAAGCAGCATCCACGCTTGAACAAATTGAGCGGCTCCTACAACAATAGCAAGAGGAATATTATGGCTTGCTGTTAGGGAAAATGTTCCCAAGAATGCCTCTTGGAGCACTTGCGGCTGTTGAATAAAGGAATAGAGAATGGAAAAATCATGCTCTTTCAGCCCGTTGATAAACGTATAAAATAGTGCGATGAGAAATGGGATTTGGACAAGTGATGGCAGGCATG is a genomic window containing:
- a CDS encoding YidC/Oxa1 family membrane protein insertase, which encodes MKELFETLLYHPFFNLLIFFYSVLPIHDLGIAIILLTILVKVILWPISWQQLKAQKSLQELQPKIKALQQQHKDDKQALGVAQMQLFTEHKVNPLTSCLPSLVQIPFLIALFYTFINGLKEHDFSILYSFIQQPQVLQEAFLGTFSLTASHNIPLAIVVGAAQFVQAWMLLPKTEARVKGSKDEDMTAMMNKQMTYMMPIMTGYFSYIFPSGLGLYWFTHSLLSILQQWLFVRATPAPPPPSTLVIDGKTQP